A DNA window from Salvelinus sp. IW2-2015 linkage group LG4q.1:29, ASM291031v2, whole genome shotgun sequence contains the following coding sequences:
- the LOC111961842 gene encoding myosin heavy chain, fast skeletal muscle-like isoform X2 gives MSTDAEMASYGKAGVYLRKPEKERIEAQSKPFDAKNACYVTDVKELYLKGTIVGREGGKVQVKVLDTGETNDFKEADVFEMNPPKFDMIEDMAMMTYLNEATVLYNLKERYAAWMIYTYSGLFCATVNPYKWLPVYDEEVVNAYRGKKRMEAPPHIFSVSDRAYQFMLTDRENQSILITGESGAGKTVNTKRVIQYFATIAVSGGERKRAAEPGKMQGSLEDQIIAANPLLEAYGNAKTVRNDNSSRFGKFIRIHFHSNGKLSSADIETYLLEKSRVTFQLPDERSYHIFYQMMTNHKPELIEMTLITTNPYDFPMISQGQIKVASIDDKEELDATDAAIDILGFTNDEKMGIYKLTGAVMHHGNLRFKQKQREEQAEPDGTEADKIGYLLGLNSADMLKLLCYPRVKVGNEFVTKGQTVPQVYNSVSALAKSIYERMFLWMVIRINQMLDTKQQRNFYIGVLDIAGFEIFDFNTMEQLCINFTNEKLQQFFNHHMFVLEQEEYKKEGIIWEFIDFGMDLAACIELIEKPMGIFSILEEECMFPKASDTSFKNKLYDQHMGKKNTFQKPKPAKGKAEAHFSLVHYAGIVDYNICGWLDKNKDPLNDSVVQLYQKSSVKLLLLIYVDSPAEDRASKKGGKKKGGSMQTVSSQFRENLGKLMTNLRSTHPHFVRCLIPNESKTPGLMENFLVIHQLRCNGVLEGIRICRKGFPSRIPYGDFKQRYKVLNPSVIPEGTFMDNKKASENLLGSINVAHEQYKFGHTKVFFKAGLLGVLEEMRDERLASLVCMIQSLCRGFVMRKEFVKMMERREAVFTIKYNIRSFMNVKHWPWMKVYYKIKPLLKSAETEKELANMKEDIEKCKIALTKAEARKTELEEKMVTVLQERNDLTLQVASESENLTDAEERCEGLIKSKIQLEAKLKETTERLEDEEEMNAELTSKKRKLEDECSELKKDIDDLELTLAKVEKEKHATENKVKNLTEEMASQDESVAKLTKEKKALQEAHQQTLDDLQAEEDKVNTLTKAKAKLEQQVDDLEASLEQEKRLRMDFERAKRKLEGDLKLAQESIMDLENDKQQSEEKIKKKDFETSQLLSMIEDEQSLGGQLQKNIKELQARIEEMEEDIEAEHSARAKVEKQRADLSRELEEISDRLEEAGGAIAAQIEMNKKREAEFQKLRRDLEESTLQHEATAAVLRKKQADSVAELGEQIDNLQRVKQKLEKEKSEYKMEIDDLSSNMEAVTKTKGNLEKMCRTIEDQLSELKTGNDENLRQINDISGHRARLLTENGEFGRQLEEKGALVFQLTRGKQAFTQQVEELKRQIEEEVKAKNSLAHGVQSARHDCDLLREQFELEQEAKAELQRCMSKANSEVAQWRTKYETDAIQRTEELEEAKKKLAQRLQDAEEMIEATNSKCASLEKTKQRLLGEVEDIMIDVERANAMAGNLDKKQRNFDKVLAEWKQKYEVGQAELEGAQKEARSMSTELFKMKNSYEEALDQLETLKRENKNLQQEISDLTEQIGETSKSIHELEKSKKTVEMENSEIQTALEEAEGTLEHEESKILRVQLELNQIKGEVDRKLAEKDEEMEQIKKNSQRIIESMQNTLDSEVRSRSDALRVKKKMDGDLNEMEMQLSHANRQAIEATKQLRNVQGQLKDAQLLLDDAVRESEDMKEQAAMVERRNGLMMAEIEELRAALEQTERGRKVAEQELVDASERVGLLHSQNTNLLNTKKKLEADLVQVQGEVDDIIQEARNAEEKAKKAITDAAMMAEELKKEQDTSSHLERMKKNLEVTVKDLQHRLDEAENLAMKGGKKQLQKLESRVRELEAEVESEQRRGVDAVKGVRKYERRVKELTYQTEEDNKNVSRLQDLVEKLQLKVKAYKRQAEEAEEQANQHMSKFRKVQHELEEAEERADIAESQVNKLRVKSRDSGKAKEE, from the exons ATGAGTACCGACGCAGAGATGGCCTCTTATGGCAAAGCCGGTGTATACCTCCGTAAGCCTGAGAAGGAGAGGATTGAGGCCCAAAGCAAGCCCTTCGATGCAAAGAATGCCTGCTATGTGACCGATGTTAAGGAGCTGTACCTCAAGGGTACCATTGTTGGCAGAGAAGGGGGAAAGGTCCAAGTGAAAGTCCTTGACACTGGGGAG ACTAATGACTTCAAAGAAGCTGATGTCTTCGAAATGAACCCTCCAAAGTTTGACATGATTGAGGACATGGCCATGATGACCTACCTCAATGAAGCCACTGTCCTGTATAACCTCAAAGAGCGTTATGCAGCATGGATGATCTAC ACCTACTCCGGGCTGTTCTGTGCCACGGTGAATCCCTACAAGTGGCTCCCTGTGTACGACGAAGAGGTTGTTAACGCTTACAGAGGAAAGAAGCGGATGGAGGCTCCACCCCAtatcttctctgtctctgacagGGCCTATCAGTTCATGTTGACGG ATAGGGAGAACCAGTCTATCCTGATTAC CGGAGAATCTGGTGCAGGAAAGACTGTCAACACCAAGCGTGTCATCCAATACTTTGCCACCATTGCTGTGTCtggaggagaaaggaagagggcGGCAGAACCCGGCAAAATGCag GGGTCTCTTGAAGATCAGATTATTGCTGCCAACCCTCTGCTGGAGGCTTACGGTAATGCCAAGACAGTTCGGAACGACAACTCTTCTCGTTTT GGTAAATTCATCAGGATTCACTTCCACAGTAATGGCAAACTGTCTAGTGCTGACATTGAGACCT ACCTGCTGGAGAAGTCCAGAGTGACCTTCCAGCTGCCCGATGAGAGAAGCTACCACATATTCTACCAGATGATGACCAACCACAAGCCTGAGCTGATTG AAATGACGCTCATCACCACCAACCCCTATGACTTCCCCATGATCAGCCAGGGGCAGATCAAAGTGGCCTCTATCGATGACAAAGAGGAGCTGGATGCCACAGAT GCTGCCATTGACATCCTGGGCTTCACCAATGATGAGAAGATGGGCATCTACAAGCTGACCGGCGCTGTCATGCACCACGGCAACTTACGTTTCAAGCAGAAGCAGCGTGAGGAGCAGGCCGAGCCAGACGGCACAGAGG CTGATAAAATCGGTTACCTCTTGGGTCTGAACTCAGCTGACATGCTGAAACTTCTGTGCTACCCCAGAGTGAAGGTTGGCAATGAGTTTGTGACCAAGGGACAGACCGTGCCTCAG GTGTATAACTCAGTCTCGGCTCTGGCCAAGTCCATCTATGAGCGGATGTTCTTGTGGATGGTCATCCGTATCAACCAGATGTTGGACACCAAGCAACAAAGGAACTTCTACATCGGTGTGCTCGACATTGCTGGGTTTGAGATCTTTGAC TTCAACACCATGGAGCAGCTGTGTATCAACTTCACCAATGAGAAACTGCAACAGTTCTTCAACCATCACATGTTTGTCCTGGAGCAAGAGGAGTACAAGAAGGAGGGAATCATCTGGGAGTTCATTGATTTCGGCATGGACTTGGCTGCCTGCATTGAGCTTATTGAGAAG CCAATGGGCATCTTCTCCATCCTTGAAGAGGAGTGCATGTTCCCCAAGGCTTCAGACACTTCCTTCAAGAACAAGCTGTATGACCAGCATATGGGCAAGAAAAACACTTTCCAGAAGCCCAAGCCTGCCAAGGGAAAGGCCGAGGCCCACTTCTCCCTGGTGCACTACGCTGGTATTGTGGACTACAACATCTGTGGCTGGCTGGACAAGAATAAAGACCCCCTGAACGACTCAGTGGTGCAGCTCTACCAGAAGTCTTCAGTCAAACTGCTGCTTCTTATCTACGTTGATTCTCCAGCTGAAG ACAGAGCATCCAAGAAGGGAGGCAAGAAAAAGGGAGGCTCCATGCAGACAGTGTCTTCCCAGTTCAGG GAGAACTTGGGCAAGCTGATGACCAACTTGAGGAGCACTCACCCTCACTTTGTGCGCTGTCTGATCCCCAATGAGTCAAAGACTCCAG gTCTGATGGAGAACTTCCTGGTTATCCACCAGCTAAGGTGTAACGGTGTACTGGAGGGTATCAGGATCTGTAGAAAGGGGTTCCCCAGCAGAATCCCCTACGGTGACTTCAAGCAGAG GTACAAAGTACTGAATCCCAGTGTTATCCCAGAAGGAACATTTATGGACAACAAGAAGGCTTCTGAGAATCTGCTTGGGTCAATCAATGTGGCACACGAGCAgtacaagtttggacacaccaag GTGTTCTTCAAAGCTGGTCTGCTGGGTGTCCTGGAGGAGATGCGAGACGAGAGACTGGCCTCTCTGGTCTGCATGATACAGTCTCTGTGTCGTGGGTTCGTCATGAGGAAGGAgtttgtgaagatgatggagcgGAG AGAGGCTGTCTTCACCATCAAATACAACATTCGCTCATTCATGAATGTTAAACACTGGCCATGGATGAAGGTGTATTACAAGATCAAGCCACTGCTGAAGAGTGCTGAGACTGAGAAGGAGCTAGCCAACATGAAGGAGGACATTGAGAAGTGCAAAATTGCCCTGACCAAGGCTGAGGCCCGCAAGACAGAGCTTGAGGAGAAGATGGTGACCGTTCTGCAGGAGAGGAATGACCTGACGCTCCAAGTTGCATCT GAATCAGAGAATCTGACTGATGCTGAGGAGAGGTGCGAGGGGCTGATCAAGAGCAAGATCCAGCTGGAGGCCAAACTCAAAGAGACGACCGAAAggctggaggatgaggaggagatgaaTGCTGAGCTGACCTCCAAGAAGAGGAAGCTGGAGGATGAGTGTTCGGAGTTGAAGAAGGACATTGATGACCTGGAGCTCACCCTGGCCAAAGTGGAGAAGGAGAAACACGCCACTGAAAACAAG GTCAAAAATCTGACTGAGGAGATGGCCTCTCAAGATGAGAGCGTTGCCAAGCTGACCAAGGAGAAGAAAGCCCTCCAAGAGGCCCACCAGCAGACACTGGACgacctgcaggcagaggaggacaAAGTCAACACTCTGACCAAGGCCAAGGCCAAGCTGGAACAGCAAGTTGATGAC CTTGAGGCTTCTCTGGAGCAAGAAAAGAGGCTCCGTATGGACTTTGAGAGAGCCAAGAGAAAGCTGGAGGGAGACCTGAAACTAGCCCAGGAATCCATAATGGACCTGGAGAATGACAAGCAGCAGTCTGAAGAAAAGATCAAAAA GAAGGACTTTGAGACCAGCCAGCTCCTCAGCATGATTGAGGATGAGCAGTCTCTGGGTGGTCAGCTGCAGAAGAATATCAAGGAACTCCAG GCTCGTattgaggagatggaggaggatatTGAGGCTGAGCATTCTGCCAGGGCAAAGGTTGAGAAGCAGAGGGCCGATCTCTCCAGGGAACTTGAGGAGATCAGTGATAGGCTGGAGGAAGCTGGAGGAGCCATTGCTGCTCAGATCGAGATGAACAAGAAGCGTGAGGCTGAGTTCCAGAAACTGAGACGCGACCTCGAGGAGTCGACCCTGCAACACGAGGCCACAGCCGCAGTCCTGAGGAAGAAGCAGGCTGACAGTGTGGCGGAGCTCGGAGAGCAGATTGACAACCTGCAGCGTGTCAAGCAGAaactggagaaggagaagagcgaGTACAAGATGGAGATTGATGACCTCTCCAGCAACATGGAGGCTGTCACCAAGACTAAG GGCAATCTGGAGAAGATGTGCCGTACTATTGAGGATCAGCTGAGTGAGCTCAAGACTGGGAACGATGAGAACCTTCGCCAGATCAACGACATCAGTGGACATAGGGCCAGACTCCTGACTGAGAACG GTGAGTTTGGCCGCCAGCTGGAAGAGAAGGGAGCTTTGGTGTTTCAGCTGACCAGAGGCAAGCAGGCCTTCACACAGCAGGTGGAGGAGCTAAAGAGGCAGATTGAGGAGGAGGTCAAA GCTAAGAATTCCCTGGCCCATGGTGTCCAGTCTGCCCGCCATGACTGTGACCTTCTGAGGGAGCAGTTTGAGTTGGAGCAAGAGGCCAAggcagaactgcaacgctgcatgTCTAAGGCCAACAGCGAGGTGGCTCAGTGGAGGACCAAGTATGAGACGGATGCCATCCAGCGCACAGAGGAGCTTGAGGAGGCCAA GAAGAAGCTGGCGCAGCGTCTGCAGGACGCTGAGGAAATGATTGAGGCAACCAACTCAAAGTGTGCTTCGCTGGAGAAGACCAAGCAAAGGCTgctgggagaggtggaggacaTCATGATTGATGTAGAGAGGGCCAACGCTATGGCTGGCAACCTTGATAAGAAGCAGAGGAACTTCGACAAG GTTCTGGCTGAGTGGAAGCAGAAGTATGAGGTGGGCCAGGCTGAACTGGAAGGAGCTCAGAAGGAGGCTCGTTCTATGAGCACAGAGCTCTTCAAGATGAAGAACTCATATGAGGAGGCTCTGGATCAGCTGGAGActctgaagagagagaacaaaaaccTCCAAC AAGAGATCTCTGACCTGACTGAACAGATCGGAGAGACAAGCAAGAGCATCCATGAGCTGGAAAAGTCCAAGAAgactgtggagatggagaattcTGAGATCCAGACCGCTCTGGAGGAGGCTGAA GGAACACTGGAGCACGAGGAATCCAAGATTCTGCGTGTGCAGCTGGAGCTGAACCAGATCAAGGGTGAGGTGGACAGGAAGCTGGCAGAGAAGGACGAGGAGATGGAGCAGATCAAAAAGAACAGCCAGCGGATTATAGAATCCATGCAGAACACACTGGACTCTGAGGTCCGCAGCAGGAGCGACGCCCTGAGGGTGAAGAAGAAGATGGATGGAGACCTGAATGAGATGGAGATGCAGCTGAGCCACGCCAATAGACAGGCCATTGAGGCCACGAAACAGCTGAGAAATGTCCAGGGACAACTTAAG GATGCCCAATTGCTCCTTGATGACGCTGTCCGTGAGTCAGAAGACATGAAGGAGCAGGCCGCCATGGTGGAACGCAGGAACGGTCTGATGATGGCAGAGATTGAGGAGCTGAGGGCTGCTCTGGAGCAGACTGAGAGAGGCCGCAAAGTGGCTGAGCAAGAGCTGGTGGACGCCAGTGAGCGTGTGGGACTGCTCCACTCTCAG AACACCAACCTTCTGAACACTAAGAAGAAGCTGGAGGCTGACCTGGTGCAGGTGCAAGGAGAGGTGGACGACATCATCCAGGAGGCCAGAAACGCAGAAGAGAAGGCCAAGAAGGCCATCACTGAT GCGGCCATGATGGCTGAGGAGCTGAAGAAGGAGCAGGACACCAGTTCTCACCTGGAGAGGATGAAGAAGAACCTGGAGGTCACAGTCAAGGACCTGCAGCACCGCCTGGATGAGGCAGAAAATCTGGCCATGAAGGGAGGCAAGAAGCAGCTCCAGAAACTGGAGTCCAGG GTACGTGAGCTGGAGGCTGAGGTGGAGTCCGAGCAGAGAAGAGGTGTAGACGCAGTTAAGGGAGTCCGCAAGTACGAGCGCAGAGTCAAGGAGCTCACATACCAA ACTGAGGAGGACAATAAAAATGTTAGCAGACTTCAGGATCTAGTAGAAAAGCTGCAGCTTAAAGTGAAGGCCTACAAGAGGCAGGCTGAGGAAGCG GAGGAACAAGCCAACCAGCACATGTCTAAGTTCCGTAAGGTTCAGCATGAGCTGGAGGAGGCTGAGGAACGCGCTGACATTGCAGAGTCCCAGGTCAACAAGCTCAGAGTCAAGAGCCGTGACTCCGGAAAG GCCAAAGAAGAGTAA